A genomic stretch from Meriones unguiculatus strain TT.TT164.6M chromosome 15, Bangor_MerUng_6.1, whole genome shotgun sequence includes:
- the Zbtb14 gene encoding zinc finger and BTB domain-containing protein 14 — protein sequence MEFFISMSETIKYNDDDHKTLFLKTLNEQRLEGEFCDIAIVVEDVKFRAHRCVLAACSTYFKKLFKKLEVDSSSVIEIDFLRSDIFEEVLNYMYTAKISVKKEDVNLMMSSGQILGIRFLDKLCSQKRDVSSPDESNGQSKSKYCLKLNRPIGDAADTQDDDVEEIGDQDDSPSDDTVEGTPPSQEDGKSPTTTLRVQEAILKELGSEEVRKVNCYGQEVESMETPESKDLGSQTPQALTFNDGMSEVKDEQTPGWTTAASDMKFEYLLYGHHREQIACQACGKTFSDEGRLRKHEKLHTADRPFVCEMCTKGFTTQAHLKEHLKIHTGYKPYSCEVCGKSFIRAPDLKKHERVHSNERPFACHMCDKAFKHKSHLKDHERRHRGEKPFVCGSCTKAFAKASDLKRHENNMHSERKQVTPSAIQSETEQLQAAAMAAEAEQQLETIACS from the exons ATG gagtTTTTCATCAGTATGTCTGAAACCATAAAATATAATGACGATGATCATAAAACGCTGTTTCTGAAAACGCTGAATGAGCAGCGCCTGGAGGGAGAATTCTGTGACATCGCCATCGTGGTTGAAGATGTGAAGTTCAGAGCCCACCGGTGCGTCCTTGCCGCCTGCAGCACGTACTTTAAGAAGCTTTTCAAGAAGCTGGAAGTGGACAGCTCCTCTGTCATAGAGATAGATTTCCTGCGCTCCGACATCTTTGAGGAGGTCCTGAACTACATGTACACGGCCAAGATCTCCGTGAAAAAGGAGGATGTTAACCTAATGATGTCGTCAGGTCAGATTCTTGGCATCCGGTTTTTGGATAAACTCTGTTCTCAGAAGCGTGACGTGTCCAGTCCGGATGAGAGTAACGGCCAGTCCAAGAGTAAGTACTGCCTCAAATTAAACCGCCCCATCGGAGATGCCGCCGACACTCAGGACGACGACGTGGAAGAAATCGGGGATCAGGATGACAGCCCCTCAGATGACACAGTAGAAGGCACCCCCCCGAGTCAGGAGGACGGCAAGTCTCCCACGACCACCCTCCGGGTTCAGGAAGCGATTCTGAAAGAgctgggcagcgaggaagttcgCAAAGTGAACTGCTACGGCCAGGAAGTAGAATCCATGGAGACCCCCGAGTCCAAAGATTTGGGGTCTCAGACCCCTCAAGCCTTGACATTTAACGATGGGATGAGCGAAGTGAAAGACGAGCAGACCCCGGGCTGGACCACGGCCGCCAGCGACATGAAGTTCGAGTATCTGCTCTACGGTCACCACCGGGAGCAGATCGCCTGCCAGGCGTGCGGTAAGACGTTTTCCGATGAGGGCAGATTGAGGAAGCACGAAAAGCTGCACACGGCAGACAGGCCGTTCGTCTGTGAGATGTGCACGAAAGGCTTCACCACACAGGCCCACCTGAAGGAACACCTGAAAATCCACACGGGGTATAAGCCCTACAGCTGTGAGGTGTGTGGGAAGTCCTTCATCCGGGCCCCAGACCTGAAGAAGCACGAGAGGGTCCACAGCAACGAGAGACCGTTTGCGTGCCACATGTGTGACAAGGCCTTCAAACACAAGTCTCACCTCAAGGACCACGAGAGGAGGCACAGAGGGGAGAAGCCCTTTGTGTGCGGCTCCTGCACCAAGGCGTTTGCCAAGGCCTCGGATCTGAAGAGGCACGAGAACAATATGCACAGTGAGAGGAAACAGGTCACCCCCAGTGCCATCCAGAGCGAGACGGAGCAGTTGCAGGCCGCAGCCATGGCCGCCGAGGCCGAGCAGCAGCTGGAGACCATTGCCTGCAGCTGA